Sequence from the Streptomyces sp. NBC_00358 genome:
CGGTGCCGGGAAGCGGCGGCCGAGCGGTGCGAGCGAGAGGGCGATGCGCTCACCCGGGCAGGCGAGCCCGGCCTCGAAGTGCCCGGGACCCGCGACGACGTGGTCGGCGGCGGCCGGGTCGCCCCCGACGTCCGCGACGACGCCCACCGAGGAGCAGGCGAGCAGCCACACCGCCGTCTGCCAGTGCGCGGGCAGCAGCAGCGCGACCCTCTCGCCGGGTTCGGCGGACAGTTCGCCCTGGAGCAGGTTGGCGGTCTTGGCCACCCAATTGGCGAAGGTGGCCACGGACAATTCGACGCGTTCGCCCGTCGCGTCGTCGTAGAAGGTCACCAAAGGGCGCGCCGGGTCCGCGGAGAGCGCGGATCGCAGCAGGTCGGCGGGGGTGCGGTCGGTGGCGTTCACGCGCGCAAGCGTACGCGGGGGCGGCGCGCGGCACGGAGCGAGCGCGCCACCGGTTCGGCCGAGCGCGTTCCGACGGTCCGTCAATTCCGCGATGGACAGATATGTATGACTATGTTCAGGATCAGGAGCATGCGTGGATTCCTTGCTTCCTCGGTCGGCGTCACCTGCGCGGCCGCTCTCGCCCTTCCGCTGGCCCTGCCCGCCCCGGCGCAGGCCGGTCCGTCGGCGGTGACGGCCGAGGCCGCCACCCCCGGCGCCACCCAGTCCCTGCCCCTCGTCCCGCTCACCCGTGAACGGGCCCTTCGCCCGTCGGCACCGGAACAGGGCCTCGCCCGCCGGGACGTACGGCCGTTCTCCCTGGTCGGCGTCGTCTGGGACGACCCGGACGCGGAGTTGGACGGCCGGGTCCAGGTCCGCACCCGGGAGACCGGCACCGGC
This genomic interval carries:
- a CDS encoding TIGR03089 family protein — translated: MNATDRTPADLLRSALSADPARPLVTFYDDATGERVELSVATFANWVAKTANLLQGELSAEPGERVALLLPAHWQTAVWLLACSSVGVVADVGGDPAAADHVVAGPGHFEAGLACPGERIALSLAPLGRRFPAPPAGYADYAVEVPSQGDRFAPYAPVDPEERALIVAGAAYTGAEVVEQARADAPGLDLTGPGSRLLSARPYDTWEGLAAGLYAPLAAGGSVVLCRNLDRLDDDALARRIESERVTATAR